One Methanobacterium sp. genomic region harbors:
- a CDS encoding carboxymuconolactone decarboxylase family protein, producing MDRYEKGWLKLKEVDGEAGEVVLESLKDIVPDLGKYIIEYGFGDIYSRDGTDLRQKEIAVVAALTAMGNAAPQLKVHINGALNVGCSVDEIIEVIIQMSSYSGFPSSLNAVNVLKEVVKDRNITLTPVKNDKSGDRFSTGSDELFKLKSDQVQILKDNLDDIAPDMVEYIVAYGYGDIYSRKNLDIKMRQIATIAALTAMGTAESQLAFHIGAGLNVGLTKEEIIETIVLMNIYAGFPASLNGIAVAKKVFTDL from the coding sequence ATGGATCGATACGAAAAAGGATGGTTAAAATTAAAAGAAGTGGATGGAGAAGCAGGAGAAGTAGTATTAGAAAGTTTAAAAGATATTGTTCCTGATTTGGGTAAATATATTATTGAATATGGGTTTGGAGATATTTATTCTAGAGATGGCACTGATTTGAGGCAAAAAGAAATTGCAGTTGTAGCAGCCTTAACTGCAATGGGAAATGCTGCACCTCAATTAAAAGTCCATATTAATGGTGCGTTAAATGTGGGTTGTTCTGTAGATGAAATTATAGAGGTTATAATACAGATGTCAAGTTACAGCGGGTTTCCAAGCTCATTAAATGCAGTTAATGTGCTGAAGGAAGTTGTAAAGGATCGAAACATAACTTTAACTCCTGTTAAGAATGATAAAAGTGGAGATAGATTTTCTACTGGATCTGACGAATTGTTTAAGTTAAAAAGTGATCAGGTGCAGATATTAAAGGATAACCTGGATGATATTGCTCCAGATATGGTTGAATATATCGTTGCGTATGGTTATGGGGATATTTACAGCAGAAAAAATTTAGATATTAAAATGAGGCAAATTGCAACGATTGCAGCACTTACTGCTATGGGCACGGCTGAATCTCAGCTTGCTTTTCATATTGGTGCAGGATTAAATGTTGGATTAACAAAAGAAGAAATAATTGAAACCATAGTGCTTATGAATATCTATGCTGGATTTCCTGCATCATTAAATGGTATTGCTGTGGCAAAAAAAGTGTTTACAGATCTTTAA
- a CDS encoding flavin reductase family protein produces MKRSRYATPIFIIGTYDEEGKPNAINAILREMSCSDPQHISISIKETTSTHKNILYKEAFTVNIPSQIYIDKIDDLKIECGKHEDKFTASGLTPVKSELVDAPYVKEFPLALECKLVNATEMGLCTSFTGEILDAKWIESSC; encoded by the coding sequence ATGAAAAGAAGTAGATACGCAACTCCAATTTTTATAATTGGAACTTATGATGAAGAAGGCAAGCCAAATGCCATAAATGCTATATTAAGGGAGATGTCATGTTCTGATCCTCAGCATATTTCAATTTCTATAAAAGAAACTACCAGTACGCATAAAAATATTTTATATAAAGAAGCTTTTACTGTAAATATCCCCTCTCAGATTTATATTGATAAAATAGATGATTTAAAAATAGAATGTGGAAAACATGAAGATAAATTTACCGCAAGCGGATTAACTCCTGTTAAAAGTGAACTTGTAGATGCCCCATATGTCAAGGAGTTTCCCTTAGCTTTAGAATGTAAACTTGTTAATGCAACTGAAATGGGATTATGTACCAGTTTTACAGGTGAAATTCTGGATGCGAAATGGATAGAGAGTTCATGTTGA
- a CDS encoding nitroreductase family protein: protein MNNVLETIKSRRSIRKYLPEQIKDEELDMILEAAIYAPTGHNDQPWHFTVIQNKELIDEMSAESKKLMAESSVDWMVNMAKSEHLHLFYNAPTVVVVSGKKDAISPLVDCCAAIQNMLIAAESMGIGSCWIGLVKFFFEGPENVAKFNLPENYEPYYAVCLGYKGSSNNKAPERNKDVRNYIK, encoded by the coding sequence TTGAATAATGTTTTAGAAACTATTAAAAGTAGAAGAAGTATTAGAAAATACCTTCCAGAACAGATTAAGGATGAAGAACTTGATATGATACTCGAAGCGGCCATATATGCTCCAACGGGACATAACGATCAGCCATGGCACTTCACGGTTATACAGAATAAAGAACTAATTGATGAAATGAGTGCAGAATCTAAAAAGTTAATGGCAGAATCATCAGTTGACTGGATGGTTAATATGGCAAAATCCGAGCATTTACATCTTTTTTACAATGCCCCAACTGTAGTAGTGGTTTCTGGAAAAAAAGATGCAATATCTCCACTTGTTGACTGCTGTGCAGCTATTCAAAACATGTTAATTGCTGCAGAAAGCATGGGTATTGGTTCATGCTGGATCGGTCTTGTTAAATTTTTCTTTGAGGGCCCTGAAAATGTTGCAAAATTTAACCTGCCTGAAAACTATGAGCCTTATTATGCTGTCTGTCTAGGTTATAAGGGTTCTTCTAACAACAAAGCCCCTGAAAGGAATAAAGATGTCAGGAATTATATAAAATAA
- a CDS encoding EFR1 family ferrodoxin (N-terminal region resembles flavodoxins. C-terminal ferrodoxin region binds two 4Fe-4S clusters.) — MIFYFSGTGNSLYAAQRLYESDGGELIDMAGALNEKRVKYKLSEGEKVGIVFPVYFYGLPTIVAEFMDSLTIESDTDPFIYTVITCGGSIGHADKMIADKLKQKNLQLNSAFSIKMPSNYVIMYDVPDKEKQDLTLQDAEKQIEKIVGFLEVNKKGNFVSNRGYFALLSPIAYKLYGTYRKTKKFYVTDACTSCGLCEEICPSGTIQLSSGKPEWVTEKCSHCSACINRCPARAIQYGDATKKRGRYINPNVEFS; from the coding sequence ATGATTTTTTATTTTTCAGGCACTGGAAACTCACTATATGCTGCCCAAAGACTGTATGAATCTGATGGAGGGGAACTCATTGATATGGCTGGTGCATTAAATGAAAAACGTGTTAAATATAAATTATCTGAGGGTGAAAAGGTAGGGATAGTATTTCCAGTTTATTTTTATGGACTGCCCACTATTGTAGCTGAATTTATGGACAGCCTGACAATAGAAAGTGATACCGATCCTTTTATTTATACAGTTATCACATGCGGGGGATCCATTGGGCATGCAGATAAAATGATTGCAGATAAGCTTAAACAGAAGAATCTCCAGTTAAACAGTGCTTTTTCTATTAAGATGCCCAGCAATTATGTTATAATGTATGATGTACCAGATAAGGAAAAACAGGATTTAACCCTTCAAGACGCAGAAAAACAAATAGAAAAAATAGTTGGGTTTTTGGAAGTTAATAAAAAAGGTAATTTTGTCTCCAATCGCGGTTATTTCGCCCTATTGTCGCCGATTGCATATAAATTGTATGGAACTTACCGTAAGACTAAAAAATTTTATGTCACTGATGCCTGTACCAGCTGCGGCTTATGTGAAGAGATATGTCCTTCTGGGACAATTCAGCTTTCGTCTGGAAAGCCAGAATGGGTAACTGAAAAATGCAGTCACTGCAGTGCCTGTATTAATCGTTGCCCTGCAAGAGCTATCCAATACGGCGATGCCACAAAAAAACGGGGACGTTATATAAACCCAAATGTCGAATTTAGTTAA
- a CDS encoding nitroreductase family protein gives MEFFDLVKNRRSVRKYKAQPVDKEDILKILEAANWAPSAMNWQPWEFIVVSGELLKPMGNSFKAVVEKMRYESEETFDEEFVKFAAHYGGAPVVVVVLTRTSEKPNVMKANLESTSAAMENLVLAATNLGLGTCWMTGPLHDENNLRRILDISPDKEIVAVTPLGYPDEVPEPHPRLDAELKQKVRWLGY, from the coding sequence ATGGAATTTTTTGATTTAGTTAAAAACAGGAGATCTGTTCGAAAATATAAGGCCCAACCAGTGGATAAAGAAGATATTTTGAAGATACTGGAAGCTGCTAATTGGGCACCGTCAGCAATGAACTGGCAGCCGTGGGAATTTATAGTTGTATCGGGAGAGCTGCTTAAACCTATGGGTAATAGTTTCAAGGCTGTTGTAGAAAAAATGAGGTATGAATCAGAAGAAACTTTCGATGAAGAGTTTGTAAAGTTTGCAGCCCATTATGGTGGAGCTCCTGTAGTTGTAGTAGTGCTCACTAGAACAAGTGAAAAGCCTAATGTGATGAAAGCGAATCTTGAAAGTACAAGCGCTGCCATGGAAAATTTGGTACTCGCAGCTACTAATCTTGGATTGGGCACATGCTGGATGACAGGGCCTCTCCATGATGAGAATAACTTACGTCGTATCTTGGATATTTCTCCTGACAAAGAGATCGTTGCAGTAACACCTTTGGGATATCCTGATGAAGTTCCAGAGCCACACCCCCGATTAGATGCAGAGCTAAAACAAAAGGTTAGATGGTTAGGCTATTAG
- a CDS encoding tRNA-dihydrouridine synthase, producing MADIMGSIKVKNVDFKNRVVMAPMVIFGLTSKNGVMGPKLVDHYLKRANNGMGLMISQALSVSSENMVRGGAGAYSDSHVAYLGRIKEACLQKGTRFFAQLAYPGFSYYDDNSKDVNQLTKEDLGKIRDEFINGAKVCKDAGLDGIEMHGAHTFFLNMMASPQSNKREDEYGGNINGRLLLLKEIVDGIKEFAGDDFIISYRMGWNDNLNLDIKTAKVIEDMGIDMLHVSSGIPGDRKLEIPGDFNYNEVVYTGCQVKKHVNIPVIAVNNIRTMNRGKYLLEKDWCDFVAYGRPFLADENFMSESIVDPDYDPCLRCKSCQWFENVDKCPGQIKTKKRREEE from the coding sequence ATGGCAGATATTATGGGTTCAATTAAAGTAAAAAATGTAGATTTCAAAAACAGGGTTGTAATGGCCCCTATGGTAATATTTGGGCTGACATCTAAAAATGGTGTAATGGGGCCAAAACTGGTGGATCATTACTTAAAAAGAGCAAATAATGGCATGGGCCTTATGATTAGCCAGGCTCTTTCTGTATCTTCTGAAAATATGGTAAGAGGAGGTGCAGGTGCCTATTCTGATTCGCATGTGGCATATTTGGGCAGGATTAAAGAAGCATGCCTCCAAAAAGGTACAAGATTTTTTGCACAGCTTGCTTATCCTGGATTTAGTTATTATGATGATAATTCAAAGGATGTAAATCAATTAACAAAAGAAGATCTTGGTAAAATACGAGATGAGTTTATCAACGGGGCAAAAGTGTGTAAAGATGCAGGGCTTGATGGAATTGAAATGCACGGGGCGCACACATTTTTCTTGAATATGATGGCATCACCACAGTCCAATAAACGTGAAGATGAATATGGTGGAAATATAAATGGACGATTGCTTCTATTGAAAGAGATTGTCGACGGTATAAAAGAGTTTGCCGGTGATGATTTTATTATATCCTACAGGATGGGATGGAATGATAATTTAAATTTAGATATAAAAACTGCCAAGGTAATTGAAGATATGGGAATAGATATGTTGCATGTTTCTTCTGGAATTCCGGGGGATAGAAAGCTTGAGATACCTGGAGATTTTAATTACAATGAAGTTGTTTATACGGGCTGCCAAGTCAAAAAGCATGTAAATATTCCAGTTATCGCTGTTAACAATATAAGAACAATGAATAGGGGAAAATATCTTCTTGAAAAGGATTGGTGCGATTTTGTAGCCTACGGCAGACCGTTTTTAGCTGATGAAAATTTTATGTCTGAATCGATAGTAGATCCAGATTATGATCCTTGTTTGAGATGTAAAAGCTGTCAGTGGTTTGAAAATGTAGATAAGTGCCCTGGGCAGATAAAAACTAAAAAAAGACGAGAGGAGGAATAA